A region from the Phycodurus eques isolate BA_2022a chromosome 12, UOR_Pequ_1.1, whole genome shotgun sequence genome encodes:
- the cdc16 gene encoding cell division cycle protein 16 homolog, translating into MLQFKMNLDRLRKRVRQYIDKQQYQSALFWADKIASLSHEDPQDIYWLAQCLYWTSQYHRASHALRSRKLDKLYGACQYLAARCHYAAKEFQQALDILSEEAGCKKLLDRSVKEEVGTPEASKDWDMSPASINSSICLLRGKIYDAMDNRPLATSSYKEALKLDVYCFEAFELLTSHHMLTAQEEKDFLDSLPLRQQCTEEEEELLHFLFENKLKKYNKPSDMVVPAMVNDLQDNLDVVVSLAERHYYNCDFKMCYKLTSTVMVKDPFHANCLPVHIGTLVELGKANELFYLSHKLVDLYPNNPVSWFAVGCYYLMVGHKNENARRYLSKATTLERTYGPAWIAYGHSFAMESEHDQAMAAYFTAAQLMKGCHLPMLYIGLEYGLTNNSKLAERFFSQALSIAPEDPFVIHEVAVVAFQNGDWKMAERYFLDAMEKIKAIGNEVTVDKWEPLLNNLGHVCRKLKKYEQALEYHRQALVLIPQHASTYAAIGYVHSLMGDFESAIDYFHTALGLKRDDTFSVTMLGHCIDMYIGETDAYEGTDIGDKVRGSANTQTLMKTLNAATEPAEAPASPRPEDASAMMVETPLSGQDKMVLDMPLRLSLTLECDMYESDVMLDTLSDTST; encoded by the exons ATGCTACAGTTTAAAATGAACCTTGACAGACTTCGGAAGCGAGTGCGGCAGTACATCGACAAG CAACAGTACCAAAGCGCACTGTTTTGGGCCGACAAGATAGCGTCTCTTTCTCATG AAGATCCACAGGACATTTACTGGCTCGCTCAGTGCCTTTACTGGACATCGCAATATCACAGAGCCTCGCACGCACTCCGCTCGAGGAAACTCGATAAG CTCTATGGCGCTTGTCAGTATCTCGCTGCACGGTGCCAT tatGCCGCCAAAGAGTTCCAGCAGGCCTTGGATATTTTATCGGAGGAGGCAGGTTGTAAGAAGCTGCTGGACAGGAGCGTGAAGGAGGAGGTCGGGACGCCCGAGGCAAGCAAGGACTGGGACATGTCGCCTGCCTCC ATCAACAGCTCCATCTGCCTCCTGCGCGGCAAGATCTACGACGCCATGGACAACCGGCCGCTGGCCACCTCCAGCTACAAAGAGGCTTTGAAACTGGACGTGTACTGCTTCGAAGCCTTTGAGCTCCTCACGTCGCACCACATGCTGACGGCCCAGGAGG AGAAAGACTTCCTGGACTCGCTGCCGCTGCGTCAGCAGTgcacagaggaagaggaggagctgcTTCATTTCCTATTTGAGAATAAGTTAAAGAAG TACAACAAGCCCAGTGACATGGTGGTACCCGCCATGGTCAACGATCTGCAGGACAACCTGGATGTGGTGGTGTCCTTAGCCGAGAGACATTATTACAACTGTGACTTCAAGATGTGCTACAAGCTCACCTCCAC GGTGATGGTTAAAGACCCCTTCCATGCTAACTGCTTGCCGGTGCACATAGGAACTCTAGTTGAGCTGGGAAAAGCAAATG AGTTGTTTTATTTATCGCACAAACTTGTGGATTTGTATCCTAACAACCCA GTATCCTGGTTCGCCGTCGGCTGCTACTATCTGATGGTCGgccataaaaatgaaaacgcCCGTCGCTACCTCAG CAAAGCCACCACTCTGGAGAGGACGTACGGTCCGGCGTGGATCGCCTACGGTCATTCCTTCGCCATGGAGAGTGAGCATGACCAGGCCATGGCTGCCTACTTCACAGCCGCACAGCTGATGAAAGG GTGTCACTTACCGATGCTGTACATCGGTCTGGAGTACGGCCTGACCAACAACTCCAAGCTGGCCGAGCGCTTCTTCAGCCAAGCGCTGAGCATCGCTCCGGAGGACCCTTTCGTCATTCACGAGGTGGCCGTGGTTGCCTTTCAGAACGGCGA CTGGAAGATGGCGGAGCGGTATTTCCTTGACGCCATGGAGAAGATAAAAGCCATTGGGAATGAG GTGACTGTAGACAAGTGGGAGCCGCTATTAAATAACCTGGGTCACGTGTGTCGCAAACTCAA GAAGTACGAGCAGGCTCTGGAGTACCACCGTCAGGCGCTGGTGCTGATCCCCCAGCACGCCTCCACCTACGCCGCCATCGGATACGTGCACAGCCTCATGGGCGACTTTGAGAGCGCCATCGACTACTTCCATACG GCACTTGGACTGAAACGAGATGACACGTTTTCCGTGACGATGCTCGGCCACTGCATCGACATGTACATTGGCGAAACGGACGCCTATGAAG GCACCGACATCGGCGACAAGGTGCGGGGCAGCGCAAACACGCAGACGCTGATGAAGACGCTCAACGCGGCGACGGAGCCCGCCGAGGCGCCGGCTTCGCCGCGGCCGGAGGACGCCAGCGCCATGATGGTGGAGACGCCGCTGTCCGGCCAGGACAAGATGGTGCTGGACATGCCGCTGCGGCTGTCGCTGACGCTGGAGTGCGACATGTACGAAAGCGACGTCATGTTGGACACCCTGTCGGACACCAGCACGTGA
- the upf3a gene encoding regulator of nonsense transcripts 3A isoform X4, translated as MRSDKEQMTASKDKGVVEIKFRDASGEQDNIPKHKEEKKELFTKVVIRRLPPHLTKEQLEEQLSPLPSYDYFEFFPADPSLYPHLFSRAYINFKNQEDILLFRDRFDGYVFIDSKGQEFPAVVEFAPFQKVSKKKLKKKDAKAGSIEEDPEYKRFLENYSCDEEKSMANPETLLGEIEAKTRELIAKRTTPLLEYIRNKKMEKQRMREEKREERRRREFEKKRQREEEKRKRREEERRKRKEADKQKKLSDKDVKIKLLKKSDRDDDDADSDRVKDKSDVGETERGKWEKAGGQMKLKDSKENRGQPESDKEQQQCRRPRDKEHRGKDDDRKRQRHHYDFDKFARRKDETKWGKGYCQDRAKKEGHHHAYAFCPDSGDKQTKEDRDELANRKERLRNKVSEKDRPAMQLYQPGARNRKGVNSACKSYDGVPAAHSPEGDAGGCFDVETVLDGAFDNGNDEHGHS; from the exons ATGAGGTCTGACAAAGAGCAAATGACGGCCAGCAAGGACAAGGGCGTCGTGGAGATCAAGTTCAGGGACGCCTCGGGAGAGCAGGACAACATTCCCAAGcacaaagaagagaagaaagagctTTTTACGAAG GTGGTCATTCGAAGGCTCCCCCCTCACCTGACCAAGGAGCAGTTAGAAGAACAACTCAGCCCGCTTCCTTCCTATGACTACTTTGAGTTCTTCCCCGCTGATCCGAG CCTGTACCCACATCTGTTCTCCAGAGCCTACATCAACTTTAAAAACCAGGAAGATATCCTTCTGTTCCGAGACAGATTCGATGGCTACGTCTTCATTGACAGCAAAG GTCAGGAGTTTCCTGCTGTGGTCGAATTTGCCCCCTTCCAGAAAGTCTCCAAGAAGAAGCTCAAAAAGAAAGATGCCAAAGCTGGAAGTATCGAGGAAG ACCCGGAGTATAAGCGCTTCCTGGAGAACTACTCCTGTGATGAGGAGAAGTCGATGGCCAACCCAGAGACCCTGCTGGGGGAAATCGAGGCCAAAACCAGAGAACTGATAG CCAAAAGGACAACACCCCTGTTAGAGTACATCAGAAACAAGAAGATGGAGAAACag AGAATGCGAGAGGAAAAGCGAGAGGAGCGTCGACGGCGAGAGTTCGAGAAGAAGCGACAACGCGAGGAGGAGAAACGCAAGCGACGCGAGGAGGAGAGGCGCAAACGCAAAGAAGCCGACAAGCAGAAGAAGCTGTCGGACAAAGACGTCAAAATTAAG CTGCTGAAGAAGAGCGAccgggacgacgacgacgccgaCTCGGACCGCGTCAAGGACAAAAGTGACGTCGGCGAGACGGAGAgaggaaaatgggaaaaagcaGGTGGCCAGATGAAGTTGAAGGATTCCAAGGAAAA CAGAGGTCAGCCGGAGAGCGACAAGGAGCAGCAGCAGTGCCGCCGACCGCGCGACAAGGAGCACCGCGGCAAAGACGACGACAGGAAGCGTCAGAGGCACCACTACGACTTTGACAAGTTCGCACGGCGCAAAGACGAGACCAAGTGGGGCAAGGGCTACTGCCAGGACCGCGCCAAGAAGGAGGGCCATCACCACGCCTACGCCTTCTGCCCCGACAGCGGCGACAAGCAGACCAAGGAGGACAGGGACGAGCTGGCCAACAGGAAGGAGCGCCTCCGAAACAAGGTGAGCGAGAAG GACCGGCCGGCCATGCAGCTGTACCAGCCCGGCGCGCGAAATCGCAAGGGAGTTAACTCGGCCTGCAAAAGCTACGACGGCGTGCCGGCGGCCCACTCGCCCGAGGGCGACGCGGGGGGTTGCTTCGATGTGGAGACGGTGCTGGACGGAGCCTTTGACAACGGCAACGATGAGCACGGACACTCGTAA
- the upf3a gene encoding regulator of nonsense transcripts 3A isoform X5, whose product MRSDKEQMTASKDKGVVEIKFRDASGEQDNIPKHKEEKKELFTKVVIRRLPPHLTKEQLEEQLSPLPSYDYFEFFPADPSLYPHLFSRAYINFKNQEDILLFRDRFDGYVFIDSKGQEFPAVVEFAPFQKVSKKKLKKKDAKAGSIEEDPEYKRFLENYSCDEEKSMANPETLLGEIEAKTRELIAKRTTPLLEYIRNKKMEKQRMREEKREERRRREFEKKRQREEEKRKRREEERRKRKEADKQKKLSDKDVKIKLLKKSDRDDDDADSDRVKDKSDVGETERGKWEKAGGQMKLKDSKEKGQPESDKEQQQCRRPRDKEHRGKDDDRKRQRHHYDFDKFARRKDETKWGKGYCQDRAKKEGHHHAYAFCPDSGDKQTKEDRDELANRKERLRNKVSEKDRPAMQLYQPGARNRKGVNSACKSYDGVPAAHSPEGDAGGCFDVETVLDGAFDNGNDEHGHS is encoded by the exons ATGAGGTCTGACAAAGAGCAAATGACGGCCAGCAAGGACAAGGGCGTCGTGGAGATCAAGTTCAGGGACGCCTCGGGAGAGCAGGACAACATTCCCAAGcacaaagaagagaagaaagagctTTTTACGAAG GTGGTCATTCGAAGGCTCCCCCCTCACCTGACCAAGGAGCAGTTAGAAGAACAACTCAGCCCGCTTCCTTCCTATGACTACTTTGAGTTCTTCCCCGCTGATCCGAG CCTGTACCCACATCTGTTCTCCAGAGCCTACATCAACTTTAAAAACCAGGAAGATATCCTTCTGTTCCGAGACAGATTCGATGGCTACGTCTTCATTGACAGCAAAG GTCAGGAGTTTCCTGCTGTGGTCGAATTTGCCCCCTTCCAGAAAGTCTCCAAGAAGAAGCTCAAAAAGAAAGATGCCAAAGCTGGAAGTATCGAGGAAG ACCCGGAGTATAAGCGCTTCCTGGAGAACTACTCCTGTGATGAGGAGAAGTCGATGGCCAACCCAGAGACCCTGCTGGGGGAAATCGAGGCCAAAACCAGAGAACTGATAG CCAAAAGGACAACACCCCTGTTAGAGTACATCAGAAACAAGAAGATGGAGAAACag AGAATGCGAGAGGAAAAGCGAGAGGAGCGTCGACGGCGAGAGTTCGAGAAGAAGCGACAACGCGAGGAGGAGAAACGCAAGCGACGCGAGGAGGAGAGGCGCAAACGCAAAGAAGCCGACAAGCAGAAGAAGCTGTCGGACAAAGACGTCAAAATTAAG CTGCTGAAGAAGAGCGAccgggacgacgacgacgccgaCTCGGACCGCGTCAAGGACAAAAGTGACGTCGGCGAGACGGAGAgaggaaaatgggaaaaagcaGGTGGCCAGATGAAGTTGAAGGATTCCAAGGAAAA AGGTCAGCCGGAGAGCGACAAGGAGCAGCAGCAGTGCCGCCGACCGCGCGACAAGGAGCACCGCGGCAAAGACGACGACAGGAAGCGTCAGAGGCACCACTACGACTTTGACAAGTTCGCACGGCGCAAAGACGAGACCAAGTGGGGCAAGGGCTACTGCCAGGACCGCGCCAAGAAGGAGGGCCATCACCACGCCTACGCCTTCTGCCCCGACAGCGGCGACAAGCAGACCAAGGAGGACAGGGACGAGCTGGCCAACAGGAAGGAGCGCCTCCGAAACAAGGTGAGCGAGAAG GACCGGCCGGCCATGCAGCTGTACCAGCCCGGCGCGCGAAATCGCAAGGGAGTTAACTCGGCCTGCAAAAGCTACGACGGCGTGCCGGCGGCCCACTCGCCCGAGGGCGACGCGGGGGGTTGCTTCGATGTGGAGACGGTGCTGGACGGAGCCTTTGACAACGGCAACGATGAGCACGGACACTCGTAA
- the upf3a gene encoding regulator of nonsense transcripts 3A isoform X1: MRSDKEQMTASKDKGVVEIKFRDASGEQDNIPKHKEEKKELFTKVVIRRLPPHLTKEQLEEQLSPLPSYDYFEFFPADPSLYPHLFSRAYINFKNQEDILLFRDRFDGYVFIDSKGQEFPAVVEFAPFQKVSKKKLKKKDAKAGSIEEDPEYKRFLENYSCDEEKSMANPETLLGEIEAKTRELIAKRTTPLLEYIRNKKMEKQRMREEKREERRRREFEKKRQREEEKRKRREEERRKRKEADKQKKLSDKDVKIKLLKKSDRDDDDADSDRVKDKSDVGETERGKWEKAGGQMKLKDSKENRGQPESDKEQQQCRRPRDKEHRGKDDDRKRQRHHYDFDKFARRKDETKWGKGYCQDRAKKEGHHHAYAFCPDSGDKQTKEDRDELANRKERLRNKVSEKDWTGTVLNFQMKTGRPCSCTSPAREIARELTRPAKATTACRRPTRPRATRGVASMWRRCWTEPLTTATMSTDTRKTTSVVHSGGFQTDHHRISFQTVYITFSYLGTVQI; encoded by the exons ATGAGGTCTGACAAAGAGCAAATGACGGCCAGCAAGGACAAGGGCGTCGTGGAGATCAAGTTCAGGGACGCCTCGGGAGAGCAGGACAACATTCCCAAGcacaaagaagagaagaaagagctTTTTACGAAG GTGGTCATTCGAAGGCTCCCCCCTCACCTGACCAAGGAGCAGTTAGAAGAACAACTCAGCCCGCTTCCTTCCTATGACTACTTTGAGTTCTTCCCCGCTGATCCGAG CCTGTACCCACATCTGTTCTCCAGAGCCTACATCAACTTTAAAAACCAGGAAGATATCCTTCTGTTCCGAGACAGATTCGATGGCTACGTCTTCATTGACAGCAAAG GTCAGGAGTTTCCTGCTGTGGTCGAATTTGCCCCCTTCCAGAAAGTCTCCAAGAAGAAGCTCAAAAAGAAAGATGCCAAAGCTGGAAGTATCGAGGAAG ACCCGGAGTATAAGCGCTTCCTGGAGAACTACTCCTGTGATGAGGAGAAGTCGATGGCCAACCCAGAGACCCTGCTGGGGGAAATCGAGGCCAAAACCAGAGAACTGATAG CCAAAAGGACAACACCCCTGTTAGAGTACATCAGAAACAAGAAGATGGAGAAACag AGAATGCGAGAGGAAAAGCGAGAGGAGCGTCGACGGCGAGAGTTCGAGAAGAAGCGACAACGCGAGGAGGAGAAACGCAAGCGACGCGAGGAGGAGAGGCGCAAACGCAAAGAAGCCGACAAGCAGAAGAAGCTGTCGGACAAAGACGTCAAAATTAAG CTGCTGAAGAAGAGCGAccgggacgacgacgacgccgaCTCGGACCGCGTCAAGGACAAAAGTGACGTCGGCGAGACGGAGAgaggaaaatgggaaaaagcaGGTGGCCAGATGAAGTTGAAGGATTCCAAGGAAAA CAGAGGTCAGCCGGAGAGCGACAAGGAGCAGCAGCAGTGCCGCCGACCGCGCGACAAGGAGCACCGCGGCAAAGACGACGACAGGAAGCGTCAGAGGCACCACTACGACTTTGACAAGTTCGCACGGCGCAAAGACGAGACCAAGTGGGGCAAGGGCTACTGCCAGGACCGCGCCAAGAAGGAGGGCCATCACCACGCCTACGCCTTCTGCCCCGACAGCGGCGACAAGCAGACCAAGGAGGACAGGGACGAGCTGGCCAACAGGAAGGAGCGCCTCCGAAACAAGGTGAGCGAGAAG gactggacTGGAACTGTATTGAATTTTCAAATGAA GACCGGCCGGCCATGCAGCTGTACCAGCCCGGCGCGCGAAATCGCAAGGGAGTTAACTCGGCCTGCAAAAGCTACGACGGCGTGCCGGCGGCCCACTCGCCCGAGGGCGACGCGGGGGGTTGCTTCGATGTGGAGACGGTGCTGGACGGAGCCTTTGACAACGGCAACGATGAGCACGGACACTCGTAAGACGACGTCAGTCGTTCACAGCGGAGGCTTTCAAACCGATCACCATCGTATTTCTTTTCAGACTGTGTACATTACATTCAGTTATTTGGGAACCGTTCAAATATGA
- the upf3a gene encoding regulator of nonsense transcripts 3A isoform X2, whose product MRSDKEQMTASKDKGVVEIKFRDASGEQDNIPKHKEEKKELFTKVVIRRLPPHLTKEQLEEQLSPLPSYDYFEFFPADPSLYPHLFSRAYINFKNQEDILLFRDRFDGYVFIDSKGQEFPAVVEFAPFQKVSKKKLKKKDAKAGSIEEDPEYKRFLENYSCDEEKSMANPETLLGEIEAKTRELIAKRTTPLLEYIRNKKMEKQRMREEKREERRRREFEKKRQREEEKRKRREEERRKRKEADKQKKLSDKDVKIKLLKKSDRDDDDADSDRVKDKSDVGETERGKWEKAGGQMKLKDSKEKGQPESDKEQQQCRRPRDKEHRGKDDDRKRQRHHYDFDKFARRKDETKWGKGYCQDRAKKEGHHHAYAFCPDSGDKQTKEDRDELANRKERLRNKVSEKDWTGTVLNFQMKTGRPCSCTSPAREIARELTRPAKATTACRRPTRPRATRGVASMWRRCWTEPLTTATMSTDTRKTTSVVHSGGFQTDHHRISFQTVYITFSYLGTVQI is encoded by the exons ATGAGGTCTGACAAAGAGCAAATGACGGCCAGCAAGGACAAGGGCGTCGTGGAGATCAAGTTCAGGGACGCCTCGGGAGAGCAGGACAACATTCCCAAGcacaaagaagagaagaaagagctTTTTACGAAG GTGGTCATTCGAAGGCTCCCCCCTCACCTGACCAAGGAGCAGTTAGAAGAACAACTCAGCCCGCTTCCTTCCTATGACTACTTTGAGTTCTTCCCCGCTGATCCGAG CCTGTACCCACATCTGTTCTCCAGAGCCTACATCAACTTTAAAAACCAGGAAGATATCCTTCTGTTCCGAGACAGATTCGATGGCTACGTCTTCATTGACAGCAAAG GTCAGGAGTTTCCTGCTGTGGTCGAATTTGCCCCCTTCCAGAAAGTCTCCAAGAAGAAGCTCAAAAAGAAAGATGCCAAAGCTGGAAGTATCGAGGAAG ACCCGGAGTATAAGCGCTTCCTGGAGAACTACTCCTGTGATGAGGAGAAGTCGATGGCCAACCCAGAGACCCTGCTGGGGGAAATCGAGGCCAAAACCAGAGAACTGATAG CCAAAAGGACAACACCCCTGTTAGAGTACATCAGAAACAAGAAGATGGAGAAACag AGAATGCGAGAGGAAAAGCGAGAGGAGCGTCGACGGCGAGAGTTCGAGAAGAAGCGACAACGCGAGGAGGAGAAACGCAAGCGACGCGAGGAGGAGAGGCGCAAACGCAAAGAAGCCGACAAGCAGAAGAAGCTGTCGGACAAAGACGTCAAAATTAAG CTGCTGAAGAAGAGCGAccgggacgacgacgacgccgaCTCGGACCGCGTCAAGGACAAAAGTGACGTCGGCGAGACGGAGAgaggaaaatgggaaaaagcaGGTGGCCAGATGAAGTTGAAGGATTCCAAGGAAAA AGGTCAGCCGGAGAGCGACAAGGAGCAGCAGCAGTGCCGCCGACCGCGCGACAAGGAGCACCGCGGCAAAGACGACGACAGGAAGCGTCAGAGGCACCACTACGACTTTGACAAGTTCGCACGGCGCAAAGACGAGACCAAGTGGGGCAAGGGCTACTGCCAGGACCGCGCCAAGAAGGAGGGCCATCACCACGCCTACGCCTTCTGCCCCGACAGCGGCGACAAGCAGACCAAGGAGGACAGGGACGAGCTGGCCAACAGGAAGGAGCGCCTCCGAAACAAGGTGAGCGAGAAG gactggacTGGAACTGTATTGAATTTTCAAATGAA GACCGGCCGGCCATGCAGCTGTACCAGCCCGGCGCGCGAAATCGCAAGGGAGTTAACTCGGCCTGCAAAAGCTACGACGGCGTGCCGGCGGCCCACTCGCCCGAGGGCGACGCGGGGGGTTGCTTCGATGTGGAGACGGTGCTGGACGGAGCCTTTGACAACGGCAACGATGAGCACGGACACTCGTAAGACGACGTCAGTCGTTCACAGCGGAGGCTTTCAAACCGATCACCATCGTATTTCTTTTCAGACTGTGTACATTACATTCAGTTATTTGGGAACCGTTCAAATATGA
- the upf3a gene encoding regulator of nonsense transcripts 3A isoform X3 — protein sequence MRSDKEQMTASKDKGVVEIKFRDASGEQDNIPKHKEEKKELFTKVVIRRLPPHLTKEQLEEQLSPLPSYDYFEFFPADPSLYPHLFSRAYINFKNQEDILLFRDRFDGYVFIDSKGQEFPAVVEFAPFQKVSKKKLKKKDAKAGSIEEDPEYKRFLENYSCDEEKSMANPETLLGEIEAKTRELIAKRTTPLLEYIRNKKMEKQRMREEKREERRRREFEKKRQREEEKRKRREEERRKRKEADKQKKLSDKDVKIKLLKKSDRDDDDADSDRVKDKSDVGETERGKWEKAGGQMKLKDSKENRGQPESDKEQQQCRRPRDKEHRGKDDDRKRQRHHYDFDKFARRKDETKWGKGYCQDRAKKEGHHHAYAFCPDSGDKQTKEDRDELANRKERLRNKDWTGTVLNFQMKTGRPCSCTSPAREIARELTRPAKATTACRRPTRPRATRGVASMWRRCWTEPLTTATMSTDTRKTTSVVHSGGFQTDHHRISFQTVYITFSYLGTVQI from the exons ATGAGGTCTGACAAAGAGCAAATGACGGCCAGCAAGGACAAGGGCGTCGTGGAGATCAAGTTCAGGGACGCCTCGGGAGAGCAGGACAACATTCCCAAGcacaaagaagagaagaaagagctTTTTACGAAG GTGGTCATTCGAAGGCTCCCCCCTCACCTGACCAAGGAGCAGTTAGAAGAACAACTCAGCCCGCTTCCTTCCTATGACTACTTTGAGTTCTTCCCCGCTGATCCGAG CCTGTACCCACATCTGTTCTCCAGAGCCTACATCAACTTTAAAAACCAGGAAGATATCCTTCTGTTCCGAGACAGATTCGATGGCTACGTCTTCATTGACAGCAAAG GTCAGGAGTTTCCTGCTGTGGTCGAATTTGCCCCCTTCCAGAAAGTCTCCAAGAAGAAGCTCAAAAAGAAAGATGCCAAAGCTGGAAGTATCGAGGAAG ACCCGGAGTATAAGCGCTTCCTGGAGAACTACTCCTGTGATGAGGAGAAGTCGATGGCCAACCCAGAGACCCTGCTGGGGGAAATCGAGGCCAAAACCAGAGAACTGATAG CCAAAAGGACAACACCCCTGTTAGAGTACATCAGAAACAAGAAGATGGAGAAACag AGAATGCGAGAGGAAAAGCGAGAGGAGCGTCGACGGCGAGAGTTCGAGAAGAAGCGACAACGCGAGGAGGAGAAACGCAAGCGACGCGAGGAGGAGAGGCGCAAACGCAAAGAAGCCGACAAGCAGAAGAAGCTGTCGGACAAAGACGTCAAAATTAAG CTGCTGAAGAAGAGCGAccgggacgacgacgacgccgaCTCGGACCGCGTCAAGGACAAAAGTGACGTCGGCGAGACGGAGAgaggaaaatgggaaaaagcaGGTGGCCAGATGAAGTTGAAGGATTCCAAGGAAAA CAGAGGTCAGCCGGAGAGCGACAAGGAGCAGCAGCAGTGCCGCCGACCGCGCGACAAGGAGCACCGCGGCAAAGACGACGACAGGAAGCGTCAGAGGCACCACTACGACTTTGACAAGTTCGCACGGCGCAAAGACGAGACCAAGTGGGGCAAGGGCTACTGCCAGGACCGCGCCAAGAAGGAGGGCCATCACCACGCCTACGCCTTCTGCCCCGACAGCGGCGACAAGCAGACCAAGGAGGACAGGGACGAGCTGGCCAACAGGAAGGAGCGCCTCCGAAACAAG gactggacTGGAACTGTATTGAATTTTCAAATGAA GACCGGCCGGCCATGCAGCTGTACCAGCCCGGCGCGCGAAATCGCAAGGGAGTTAACTCGGCCTGCAAAAGCTACGACGGCGTGCCGGCGGCCCACTCGCCCGAGGGCGACGCGGGGGGTTGCTTCGATGTGGAGACGGTGCTGGACGGAGCCTTTGACAACGGCAACGATGAGCACGGACACTCGTAAGACGACGTCAGTCGTTCACAGCGGAGGCTTTCAAACCGATCACCATCGTATTTCTTTTCAGACTGTGTACATTACATTCAGTTATTTGGGAACCGTTCAAATATGA
- the upf3a gene encoding regulator of nonsense transcripts 3A isoform X6, whose product MRSDKEQMTASKDKGVVEIKFRDASGEQDNIPKHKEEKKELFTKVVIRRLPPHLTKEQLEEQLSPLPSYDYFEFFPADPSLYPHLFSRAYINFKNQEDILLFRDRFDGYVFIDSKGQEFPAVVEFAPFQKVSKKKLKKKDAKAGSIEEDPEYKRFLENYSCDEEKSMANPETLLGEIEAKTRELIAKRTTPLLEYIRNKKMEKQRMREEKREERRRREFEKKRQREEEKRKRREEERRKRKEADKQKKLSDKDVKIKLLKKSDRDDDDADSDRVKDKSDVGETERGKWEKAGGQMKLKDSKENRGQPESDKEQQQCRRPRDKEHRGKDDDRKRQRHHYDFDKFARRKDETKWGKGYCQDRAKKEGHHHAYAFCPDSGDKQTKEDRDELANRKERLRNKDRPAMQLYQPGARNRKGVNSACKSYDGVPAAHSPEGDAGGCFDVETVLDGAFDNGNDEHGHS is encoded by the exons ATGAGGTCTGACAAAGAGCAAATGACGGCCAGCAAGGACAAGGGCGTCGTGGAGATCAAGTTCAGGGACGCCTCGGGAGAGCAGGACAACATTCCCAAGcacaaagaagagaagaaagagctTTTTACGAAG GTGGTCATTCGAAGGCTCCCCCCTCACCTGACCAAGGAGCAGTTAGAAGAACAACTCAGCCCGCTTCCTTCCTATGACTACTTTGAGTTCTTCCCCGCTGATCCGAG CCTGTACCCACATCTGTTCTCCAGAGCCTACATCAACTTTAAAAACCAGGAAGATATCCTTCTGTTCCGAGACAGATTCGATGGCTACGTCTTCATTGACAGCAAAG GTCAGGAGTTTCCTGCTGTGGTCGAATTTGCCCCCTTCCAGAAAGTCTCCAAGAAGAAGCTCAAAAAGAAAGATGCCAAAGCTGGAAGTATCGAGGAAG ACCCGGAGTATAAGCGCTTCCTGGAGAACTACTCCTGTGATGAGGAGAAGTCGATGGCCAACCCAGAGACCCTGCTGGGGGAAATCGAGGCCAAAACCAGAGAACTGATAG CCAAAAGGACAACACCCCTGTTAGAGTACATCAGAAACAAGAAGATGGAGAAACag AGAATGCGAGAGGAAAAGCGAGAGGAGCGTCGACGGCGAGAGTTCGAGAAGAAGCGACAACGCGAGGAGGAGAAACGCAAGCGACGCGAGGAGGAGAGGCGCAAACGCAAAGAAGCCGACAAGCAGAAGAAGCTGTCGGACAAAGACGTCAAAATTAAG CTGCTGAAGAAGAGCGAccgggacgacgacgacgccgaCTCGGACCGCGTCAAGGACAAAAGTGACGTCGGCGAGACGGAGAgaggaaaatgggaaaaagcaGGTGGCCAGATGAAGTTGAAGGATTCCAAGGAAAA CAGAGGTCAGCCGGAGAGCGACAAGGAGCAGCAGCAGTGCCGCCGACCGCGCGACAAGGAGCACCGCGGCAAAGACGACGACAGGAAGCGTCAGAGGCACCACTACGACTTTGACAAGTTCGCACGGCGCAAAGACGAGACCAAGTGGGGCAAGGGCTACTGCCAGGACCGCGCCAAGAAGGAGGGCCATCACCACGCCTACGCCTTCTGCCCCGACAGCGGCGACAAGCAGACCAAGGAGGACAGGGACGAGCTGGCCAACAGGAAGGAGCGCCTCCGAAACAAG GACCGGCCGGCCATGCAGCTGTACCAGCCCGGCGCGCGAAATCGCAAGGGAGTTAACTCGGCCTGCAAAAGCTACGACGGCGTGCCGGCGGCCCACTCGCCCGAGGGCGACGCGGGGGGTTGCTTCGATGTGGAGACGGTGCTGGACGGAGCCTTTGACAACGGCAACGATGAGCACGGACACTCGTAA